The following proteins come from a genomic window of Geminicoccaceae bacterium SCSIO 64248:
- a CDS encoding M20 family metallo-hydrolase produces the protein MDPALDAASGVNPDRLWQRLMTMATIGAIPGDGVDRAALSAGDIEARAVLIAWARERGFAVEVDEAANLFVRRPGTEARRDPILAGSHMDSQPKGGRFDGIFGVLAAFEALEALEDRGVATRHPVEAVAWTNEEGGRFSPGCMGSMSFTGREPLGRWLPIADAEGVTFETALTQTLAATPDLPRRPFRTPAHAYIEPHIEQGPTLEALDVPIGAVTGIQGSRWFMIEVHGEMAHAGTAPLVGRKDAMRAAVRAIAALQEACHDPEDVTRFTVGKIEALPGSYNTVPNLVRFSVDLRHPDAATLDRLGDRIARVCERAATPCSVTVEETFSQAPVVFPRPIVSAVENAARALGLRAHAMPSGAFHDAAFLAGHCPTGMIFIPCRNGISHNPAEYATPEHCAAGAAVLTAALVAMDATAFA, from the coding sequence ATGGACCCTGCCCTCGACGCCGCTTCGGGCGTCAACCCGGATCGCTTGTGGCAACGCCTGATGACCATGGCGACGATCGGGGCCATCCCCGGCGACGGCGTCGACCGCGCTGCCTTGTCCGCGGGCGACATCGAGGCGCGCGCCGTCCTGATCGCCTGGGCGCGCGAGCGGGGCTTCGCCGTCGAGGTGGACGAAGCGGCCAACCTGTTCGTCCGGCGACCGGGAACCGAGGCCCGCCGTGACCCGATCCTTGCCGGCTCGCACATGGACAGCCAGCCCAAAGGCGGGCGCTTCGACGGCATCTTCGGCGTCCTCGCCGCCTTCGAGGCGCTGGAGGCGCTGGAGGATCGCGGCGTCGCGACCCGGCATCCCGTCGAGGCGGTCGCCTGGACCAACGAGGAAGGCGGACGCTTCAGCCCCGGCTGCATGGGCTCGATGAGCTTCACCGGCCGCGAGCCGCTCGGACGCTGGCTTCCGATCGCGGATGCCGAGGGCGTCACGTTCGAAACCGCGCTCACGCAAACCTTGGCCGCGACGCCCGACCTGCCCAGGCGCCCCTTCCGGACGCCGGCGCACGCCTATATCGAGCCGCATATCGAGCAGGGACCAACGCTGGAGGCGCTGGACGTGCCGATCGGAGCGGTGACCGGCATCCAGGGCTCGCGCTGGTTCATGATCGAGGTGCACGGCGAGATGGCGCATGCGGGCACGGCGCCGCTGGTGGGACGCAAGGACGCGATGCGGGCCGCCGTGCGGGCGATCGCGGCGCTGCAGGAGGCCTGCCACGATCCAGAGGACGTGACCCGCTTCACGGTCGGCAAGATCGAAGCCCTGCCCGGCTCCTACAACACCGTGCCCAACCTCGTGCGCTTCTCCGTCGACCTGCGCCATCCCGACGCCGCGACCCTCGATCGCCTGGGCGACCGGATCGCCCGGGTCTGCGAGCGGGCGGCGACGCCATGTTCGGTCACGGTCGAGGAGACCTTCAGCCAAGCGCCCGTCGTCTTTCCGCGGCCGATCGTCAGCGCGGTCGAGAACGCGGCGCGCGCGCTCGGCCTGCGGGCACACGCCATGCCTTCCGGCGCGTTCCACGACGCCGCGTTCCTGGCCGGCCATTGCCCGACCGGCATGATCTTCATCCCCTGCCGCAACGGCATCAGCCACAATCCGGCCGAATACGCGACGCCCGAGCATTGCGCCGCGGGCGCCGCCGTGCTGACGGCCGCCCTGGTCGCGATGGACGCGACCGCATTCGCCTAG